One part of the Desulfatiglans sp. genome encodes these proteins:
- the orn gene encoding oligoribonuclease gives MSTNLAWIDLEMTGLDPDTMVILEIATVITDANLNIIAEGPHIAINYPEDVLDRMEEWSRTHHQASGLLARVRASVCDCAQAEQATLKFVSSHCGKGESPLCGNSVWQDRRFLAKHMPLLEGYFHYRIIDVSSIKELAKRWYPALPPYQKKKDHLALNDIMESIEELKYFRKNIFIQP, from the coding sequence ATGAGCACTAACCTTGCCTGGATAGACCTTGAGATGACAGGGCTTGACCCTGACACAATGGTTATTCTTGAGATCGCCACCGTGATCACAGATGCGAACCTGAACATAATCGCTGAAGGCCCCCATATTGCCATTAATTACCCTGAGGATGTCCTTGATCGCATGGAGGAGTGGAGCCGCACACACCATCAGGCATCAGGCCTTCTTGCTCGTGTTAGGGCATCAGTGTGCGACTGCGCACAGGCAGAGCAGGCCACCCTGAAGTTTGTCTCTTCTCATTGCGGTAAAGGGGAATCCCCCCTGTGCGGAAACAGCGTCTGGCAGGATAGAAGATTTCTCGCAAAACACATGCCCCTTCTTGAAGGATATTTTCATTACAGGATCATAGATGTAAGCAGCATCAAGGAGCTGGCAAAAAGGTGGTACCCTGCGCTTCCGCCATATCAGAAGAAAAAGGATCACCTGGCACTGAATGATATAATGGAATCCATTGAAGAGCTGAAATATTTCAGGAAGAATATTTTTATTCAACCTTAG
- a CDS encoding transposase — MSRPLRIEYTGAWYHVMNRGGRYISIFEDKNDYSLFLDILKDTIETFHIKIAAFCLMQNHYHLLIQTPESNISRSMRHINGVYTQRFNKLHGYDGALFRGRYKSILVDEDSYLLQVMRYIHRNPVTAGLTDKFKYPWSSHKAYLSNAKEWGWVSKDKILSMLNRNKSLQKAVYKDFVNTPDNDDFTAIYKKRKLPVILGNEKFLSNIKDRYFKNKRNIEIPESKILVPDKSEIMSVLCREYKVSLEDLKVSRRGQKNEARDIAIYLIRQIRSDTLNTLSGEFNLKKDSSAGSIVDRVKKQIQTDKQFRCKINSILKKLNMSY; from the coding sequence ATGTCTAGACCATTAAGAATAGAATATACAGGTGCCTGGTATCATGTAATGAATAGAGGTGGTAGATATATCTCCATTTTTGAAGATAAAAATGATTATTCTCTGTTCCTGGATATATTGAAGGATACTATAGAAACCTTTCATATTAAAATTGCTGCATTTTGTCTGATGCAAAACCATTATCACCTCCTTATTCAAACTCCTGAATCAAATATATCAAGAAGCATGAGACACATTAACGGTGTATATACTCAAAGGTTTAATAAACTTCATGGGTATGATGGGGCTCTTTTTCGAGGAAGATACAAATCCATTCTGGTTGATGAGGATAGTTATCTTCTGCAGGTAATGAGATATATTCACAGGAATCCGGTTACAGCCGGATTGACAGACAAATTCAAATATCCATGGAGCAGTCATAAAGCATATCTTTCAAATGCAAAAGAATGGGGATGGGTAAGTAAAGATAAAATATTAAGTATGTTAAACAGAAATAAATCTTTACAAAAGGCTGTATATAAAGATTTTGTAAATACCCCTGACAATGATGATTTTACAGCCATATATAAAAAGAGGAAATTACCTGTAATACTTGGAAATGAGAAGTTTTTATCGAATATTAAGGATCGATATTTTAAAAATAAAAGAAATATAGAAATTCCGGAATCAAAGATATTAGTACCTGATAAAAGTGAGATAATGTCCGTGCTATGCAGAGAATACAAGGTTTCACTTGAAGATTTAAAGGTATCAAGAAGAGGGCAGAAGAATGAAGCAAGAGATATAGCGATATATTTAATTAGACAAATAAGAAGTGACACCTTAAACACGCTAAGTGGAGAGTTTAATCTTAAAAAAGATAGCTCTGCGGGGAGTATAGTTGATAGGGTAAAAAAGCAGATACAAACAGATAAGCAGTTCAGGTGTAAGATAAACAGTATATTAAAAAAACTTAACATGAGCTATTAG